From a region of the Oculatellaceae cyanobacterium genome:
- the infB gene encoding translation initiation factor IF-2, with translation MNNGKVRIYDLSKDLNLDNKDILVICDQLNIAVKSHSSTISESEAERIRAASEKYSPRPAIARRVNSTDPTERRPGAPSMQGNGRNNIEQKPQILQIKHRPNSGSDSTESEMKLAAPPQLPVRQSTTAPIKPSTVSRPVRQSDQQNAIPQEGTGENSTADESAAKVVKSPVNKALTPKPATAKVSAPPVVAPAPEPKPQLVEPPARQTVAAKNFGIDQHLAQEAKLDKPVLKKAKVEQSAAVGTRIPSPAKPAGEKKPISKPEQVAAPVLPDLQRPQRTVRPPLAPGSKPEIAARGADGQRIPRRPGSQPEGSENQDSTIETLDLDLKRPTPPRQVKKTKTWEKEEEEDTDIAKKAPAKAKRRTPLIIEDDDEDLDSALNALTPALVSLSVARPPKQKVASTPSTAPAARAKKPKTDRGEQKVDSRDRRREQKPVEERPEKIVLTGSLTVRELANALAVPETEIIKKLFFKGMAINITQTLDIPTATMVAEDMGVAVETAEEQAPATKVTEMIDAADLENLIKRPPVVTIMGHVDHGKTTLLDAIRKTKVAQGEAGGITQHIGAYHVDVDHEGVTQQVVFLDTPGHEAFTAMRARGARVTDIAVLVVAADDGVRPQTIEAIRHAQAAEVPLVVAINKVDKPEAQPDRVKQELTEFGLVSEEWGGQTIMVPVSALKGENLDTLLEMILLVSEIEELSANPNRPARGTVIEAHLDKAKGPVATLLVQNGTLRVGDTLVAGHVFGKVRAMVDDRGVRVEAASPSFAVEVLGLSNVPAAGDDFEAYASEKEARAIAQERSDQQRQSRLQQMMASRRVTLNSLSAQAQEGELKELNLVLKADVQGSAEAILGSLKQLPQNEVQVRVLLANAGEITETDVDLAAASGAVIIGFNTTLATGARASADQSGVDIREYNVIYKLLDDIQGAMEGLLEPEMVEEPLGQVEVRAVFAVGRGAVAGCYVLSGKAIRNCRIRVHRGGKVIHEGGLDSLKRIKEDAKEVNAGYECGIGLDRFNDWAVGDIIETYQLVSKRRTLSPA, from the coding sequence ATGAACAACGGCAAAGTGAGAATTTACGATTTATCGAAGGACTTGAATTTGGATAACAAAGATATTCTGGTAATTTGTGATCAGCTAAATATTGCAGTCAAAAGCCATAGCAGTACAATTTCAGAATCCGAAGCAGAGCGCATTCGCGCTGCTTCGGAAAAATATTCACCTCGTCCAGCAATAGCTAGACGAGTTAACAGTACCGATCCAACAGAACGTAGACCAGGAGCGCCGTCAATGCAAGGTAATGGGCGCAATAACATTGAACAAAAGCCACAAATTCTACAAATTAAGCATAGACCTAATTCCGGTTCTGACTCGACAGAATCGGAAATGAAGCTAGCGGCTCCTCCTCAACTGCCAGTAAGGCAGTCAACGACAGCACCTATAAAGCCATCGACAGTCAGTCGCCCTGTACGTCAATCTGACCAGCAGAATGCTATCCCACAAGAAGGGACAGGGGAAAATTCAACAGCAGATGAGTCTGCTGCCAAAGTGGTTAAAAGCCCAGTTAATAAAGCATTAACCCCTAAACCTGCAACAGCTAAAGTTTCGGCTCCTCCTGTAGTCGCACCAGCCCCAGAACCAAAACCTCAACTGGTAGAACCTCCAGCGCGACAAACAGTTGCTGCCAAAAATTTTGGTATAGATCAGCATTTAGCACAAGAGGCAAAACTTGATAAGCCTGTTCTGAAAAAAGCTAAAGTCGAACAATCGGCGGCGGTTGGCACTAGAATTCCATCTCCTGCTAAACCTGCTGGTGAGAAAAAGCCGATTTCCAAACCAGAGCAAGTAGCCGCTCCAGTACTGCCAGATCTACAACGTCCTCAAAGGACTGTCCGCCCCCCACTAGCACCAGGAAGCAAGCCAGAAATAGCTGCCAGAGGTGCAGATGGGCAAAGAATTCCTAGGCGACCTGGATCTCAGCCGGAAGGTTCGGAGAATCAAGATTCAACCATCGAAACGTTGGATTTAGATCTCAAACGACCAACTCCACCACGCCAGGTTAAGAAAACCAAAACGTGGGAAAAGGAAGAGGAAGAAGATACAGATATTGCTAAGAAGGCTCCAGCAAAAGCCAAGCGGCGCACGCCACTCATCATTGAGGATGATGATGAAGATTTGGATTCTGCATTAAATGCGCTTACCCCAGCGTTAGTGAGCCTCTCAGTAGCTCGTCCGCCTAAGCAAAAAGTGGCATCAACGCCATCAACTGCGCCTGCTGCCAGAGCTAAAAAACCCAAGACAGACCGAGGCGAGCAAAAAGTAGATAGCCGCGATCGCCGTCGTGAGCAAAAACCTGTTGAAGAACGTCCAGAAAAAATTGTTTTGACAGGCAGTTTGACAGTTCGGGAACTAGCTAATGCTTTAGCTGTACCCGAAACAGAAATTATTAAAAAGCTGTTCTTTAAAGGAATGGCGATTAATATCACCCAAACTCTGGATATACCCACCGCGACGATGGTAGCGGAGGATATGGGTGTGGCAGTGGAAACGGCTGAAGAACAAGCCCCCGCCACAAAAGTGACGGAGATGATCGATGCGGCTGACCTAGAAAATCTCATCAAGCGTCCGCCAGTAGTGACTATTATGGGTCACGTCGATCATGGTAAAACTACCCTGCTTGATGCTATTCGTAAAACGAAAGTAGCTCAAGGAGAAGCGGGCGGTATTACCCAACATATTGGTGCATACCATGTAGATGTTGACCATGAAGGGGTAACTCAGCAAGTAGTGTTCCTCGATACACCTGGCCACGAGGCGTTTACCGCTATGCGGGCGCGTGGGGCAAGAGTAACTGATATCGCGGTGCTAGTAGTAGCAGCAGATGACGGTGTTAGACCTCAAACAATTGAAGCTATCCGTCACGCTCAAGCGGCAGAAGTTCCCTTGGTGGTTGCGATCAACAAAGTTGATAAACCAGAAGCGCAACCGGATCGAGTTAAGCAAGAATTAACAGAATTTGGTTTAGTTTCAGAAGAATGGGGCGGACAAACCATTATGGTTCCAGTTAGTGCGCTTAAAGGCGAAAACCTGGATACACTGCTGGAAATGATTTTGTTAGTATCAGAAATCGAAGAACTTTCTGCTAACCCAAATCGACCTGCTAGAGGTACGGTGATTGAAGCTCATCTAGATAAGGCTAAAGGCCCTGTTGCTACCCTGTTGGTACAAAATGGCACACTGCGTGTGGGTGATACCCTTGTTGCAGGTCATGTATTTGGTAAGGTACGGGCAATGGTAGATGACCGAGGCGTAAGGGTTGAAGCTGCTAGTCCATCCTTTGCTGTAGAGGTTTTGGGCTTGAGTAATGTCCCTGCTGCTGGTGACGATTTTGAAGCTTACGCTAGTGAAAAAGAAGCTCGCGCGATCGCTCAAGAAAGATCCGATCAGCAACGCCAGTCTCGTCTACAACAGATGATGGCATCACGCCGCGTTACCCTCAATTCTCTCTCCGCACAAGCTCAAGAAGGAGAACTCAAAGAACTTAACTTGGTCTTGAAGGCAGACGTTCAAGGTTCTGCGGAAGCAATTCTGGGATCATTAAAACAACTGCCACAAAATGAAGTCCAAGTTCGAGTGTTGTTAGCCAATGCTGGCGAAATCACCGAAACAGACGTAGACTTAGCTGCTGCTAGTGGTGCTGTAATTATTGGATTTAACACTACCCTGGCTACTGGCGCACGGGCTTCTGCTGACCAATCAGGTGTTGATATCCGCGAATACAACGTCATCTACAAGTTGTTGGATGATATTCAAGGTGCGATGGAAGGTCTGCTTGAGCCAGAGATGGTGGAAGAACCCCTCGGTCAAGTGGAAGTCCGAGCCGTATTTGCCGTTGGTCGTGGTGCTGTTGCAGGCTGCTATGTACTATCAGGTAAGGCAATTCGTAACTGCCGCATCCGAGTACATCGTGGCGGTAAGGTGATTCATGAAGGTGGGCTTGATTCCCTCAAGCGCATTAAGGAAGATGCCAAGGAAGTTAATGCTGGCTATGAATGTGGTATTGGCTTAGATCGTTTCAACGATTGGGCTGTTGGTGACATTATTGAAACCTACCAACTCGTGAGTAAGCGACGTACCCTTTCACCTGCTTAA
- a CDS encoding alpha/beta hydrolase, which produces MSRATLTRSQNGNLLQLDLVTYIYNVLELSMRSLLLSIQGCVGLAVGLSILLSGLRADASERVVLKYRILQASVSVPELARFAKTGEVSTSVGSYLKMAGTAPQDVRRPLNEEVKVNPFLLYRLLNTPVGEVLLDEISQVIHTPDNLANRQSLRSALVSSALVDGKITLIETLQNYPTQQVHVEGDRLVEVYNQLNQLARRLPRF; this is translated from the coding sequence GTGAGCAGGGCAACTTTAACAAGATCGCAAAACGGCAACTTACTGCAACTCGATCTCGTCACATATATATATAATGTCTTGGAACTGTCTATGCGCTCTTTATTACTATCAATCCAGGGTTGCGTGGGTTTAGCAGTCGGTTTGAGTATTTTGCTATCTGGGTTACGTGCAGATGCTTCAGAGCGAGTAGTACTGAAGTATCGCATTCTGCAAGCATCAGTATCTGTTCCTGAACTAGCAAGGTTTGCCAAAACAGGTGAAGTTTCAACGTCTGTAGGATCTTACCTAAAGATGGCAGGAACAGCGCCCCAGGATGTACGTCGCCCTTTGAACGAAGAAGTGAAAGTAAATCCTTTTCTTTTATATCGGCTGCTGAATACTCCTGTAGGAGAAGTGCTATTAGATGAAATTTCTCAGGTAATTCATACTCCTGATAATCTTGCCAATCGACAATCTTTGCGATCAGCTTTAGTTAGCTCTGCTCTTGTGGACGGTAAGATTACATTAATAGAAACTCTACAAAATTATCCTACCCAACAGGTTCATGTAGAGGGCGATCGCCTTGTTGAAGTCTATAACCAACTTAACCAACTGGCAAGGCGCTTACCAAGGTTTTGA
- a CDS encoding low-complexity tail membrane protein, giving the protein MRSSWSEPFLWIHLAGLAVLPLLLELCWLCLAVGDSQLPVWVEFLLVAGIGIAPILWMQLTRPFYIFSILVLALKPNQLTSDQQRLLSLFKTPIHQWLASVGAILMLGVLWQIYQVAPVATIVGFPLTSRSLGLLLAGLAFLASNLFLQVPLSVLLVLLTSEAKLAITEPFPVVRIFQDFTVPGWQVNRILPIADKKLAAVNNDTPQITPEQE; this is encoded by the coding sequence ATGCGCTCTTCTTGGTCTGAACCTTTTTTGTGGATTCATTTAGCGGGATTAGCAGTTCTGCCACTTTTGCTAGAGTTATGTTGGCTGTGCTTGGCTGTAGGCGATTCCCAATTACCTGTTTGGGTAGAATTCCTTTTAGTTGCTGGTATTGGAATTGCACCAATTTTGTGGATGCAATTAACCCGTCCTTTCTATATCTTTAGCATCTTGGTACTGGCACTCAAGCCAAATCAGCTAACATCTGATCAGCAACGCCTACTTAGCTTATTTAAAACGCCCATCCATCAGTGGCTTGCCAGTGTGGGCGCTATTTTAATGTTGGGAGTGTTGTGGCAAATTTATCAAGTAGCGCCTGTGGCTACAATTGTGGGTTTTCCACTAACGTCGCGATCGCTAGGGCTATTATTAGCTGGTTTAGCTTTCCTAGCCAGCAATTTGTTCTTACAAGTGCCGCTTAGTGTCCTGCTGGTTCTACTGACTAGCGAGGCTAAGTTAGCTATTACAGAACCATTTCCTGTAGTAAGAATATTTCAGGATTTTACCGTTCCTGGTTGGCAGGTTAATCGGATATTACCAATAGCTGACAAAAAGTTAGCTGCGGTTAATAATGACACGCCACAAATAACACCTGAGCAAGAGTAA